One genomic segment of Desulforegula conservatrix Mb1Pa includes these proteins:
- a CDS encoding response regulator, with protein sequence MPESYNVLFVDDETDFLDTLIKRMSKRKINVTGVKSGEAAVDFIKNMPTDQPIDVVVLDVRMPGMDGIQTLKEIKKIAPELEVIMLTGHANLEVAKEGMENGAFDYMMKPADMDDLLLKIQDAYKKKNLRGKKTKA encoded by the coding sequence GTTCTTTTTGTAGATGACGAAACCGATTTTCTTGATACTTTAATCAAGAGAATGTCCAAAAGAAAAATCAATGTCACAGGAGTTAAGAGCGGAGAGGCTGCCGTTGATTTTATCAAAAATATGCCGACTGATCAGCCAATAGATGTTGTGGTTCTTGATGTACGCATGCCTGGAATGGATGGAATACAGACATTAAAGGAAATCAAGAAAATAGCGCCTGAGCTGGAAGTGATAATGCTAACGGGACATGCCAATCTTGAGGTCGCCAAGGAAGGCATGGAAAATGGTGCCTTTGATTATATGATGAAGCCTGCCGACATGGATGATCTTCTTCTGAAAATCCAGGATGCTTATAAGAAAAAGAATCTCAGGGGTAAAAAGACAAAAGCCTGA
- a CDS encoding sulfite exporter TauE/SafE family protein yields MKRGIGLFKDLGAFLMMGAKAHAKWEIDVSNTIMRDKKRLLIIGLFLIPIIIGGVAFADQLPDILGGKKAYAPSFFTVGIFFASILIGLCAGLITGCIGAGGGFIIAPAMMSAGIKGILAVGTDLFHIFAKAIMGSVLHRKMGNISVSLAITFLIGSIAGATGGGILNRWLYNFNPVLSDAFITTIYVLLLGLLGFYALFDYLGARKSGDAGSAHGATPSEGADLGNLPKTLQAIKIPPMIHFDQNIVPGGRSISWVFLVLSGLLVGLAGSIMGVGGGFLCFPIFVYVLGVSSLTTVGTDIFQIIFTAGYSAISQYAVYGFIFYTLAMGMLIGSLFGIQIGALSTRVVPGITIRGFYAMSVLAGFVNRFFALPAKLNEAGYIKIAAETAMFLDKIGVVTFFIVISIFAVWVIGTFLMNLGKLTGKEA; encoded by the coding sequence ATGAAACGAGGGATTGGGCTTTTCAAAGACCTTGGTGCTTTCCTGATGATGGGTGCGAAGGCACACGCCAAGTGGGAAATCGATGTGTCGAATACCATCATGAGGGACAAAAAAAGACTTCTCATCATAGGTCTTTTTCTCATTCCGATCATAATTGGCGGAGTAGCATTTGCTGACCAGCTGCCCGATATTCTTGGCGGTAAAAAGGCTTATGCTCCATCATTCTTCACGGTCGGAATTTTCTTTGCTTCAATTCTGATTGGCCTATGCGCTGGCCTGATCACAGGCTGTATAGGTGCAGGAGGAGGATTCATAATTGCTCCTGCCATGATGAGCGCAGGTATTAAAGGAATTCTAGCTGTTGGTACCGACCTTTTCCATATCTTTGCAAAGGCTATAATGGGTAGCGTTCTGCACAGAAAAATGGGGAACATCTCAGTTTCACTGGCAATAACCTTCCTGATCGGATCCATAGCCGGAGCGACGGGAGGTGGTATCCTGAACAGATGGCTTTACAATTTCAACCCTGTTCTCAGTGACGCTTTCATCACAACAATTTATGTTCTGCTTCTTGGACTGCTTGGCTTTTACGCTCTCTTTGACTATCTTGGTGCAAGAAAATCAGGTGACGCAGGCAGCGCTCATGGAGCAACTCCTTCTGAAGGCGCAGATCTTGGAAATCTTCCAAAGACTCTTCAGGCAATCAAAATCCCACCAATGATCCACTTTGACCAGAACATAGTTCCCGGCGGACGCAGCATTTCATGGGTTTTCCTTGTTCTGTCCGGACTCCTTGTTGGGCTTGCCGGATCCATCATGGGCGTTGGAGGCGGTTTCCTTTGTTTCCCAATCTTTGTATATGTTCTTGGAGTATCTTCACTGACCACAGTTGGCACAGACATATTCCAGATCATATTCACAGCAGGTTACAGCGCCATTTCCCAGTATGCTGTCTATGGTTTCATTTTCTACACACTTGCAATGGGAATGCTTATTGGCTCTCTCTTTGGCATCCAGATTGGAGCACTCAGCACAAGAGTTGTTCCAGGAATAACAATACGCGGCTTTTACGCGATGTCTGTTCTTGCAGGCTTCGTGAACAGGTTCTTTGCTCTTCCTGCCAAACTCAACGAAGCCGGCTATATCAAAATTGCCGCTGAAACCGCAATGTTTCTGGATAAAATAGGAGTAGTAACCTTTTTTATCGTAATCTCAATTTTTGCTGTGTGGGTTATCGGAACATTCCTGATGAATCTTGGCAAGCTGACTGGCAAGGAGGCATAA